The genomic region TTGCCGCCGGCGTTGATCAGGCGGGAGACGAACGGCTCGGGCACCCAGGCGCCGTCGATGGCACCGCTGTTGAAAGTCTCCACCGTCTGGGCGTTCTCCTGCGGGACGATCTTGACATCGCCGCCGCCCTCCTTGGTGGTCGTCAGCCCCTGCTGCTTGAGCCAGTAGCGGACCGCCACGTCCTGGGTGTTGCCCAGCTGCGGGGTGGAGATCTTCTTGCCCTTGAGATCCTGCGGGCCGTTGATGCCCGGCTTGACCACCAGTGCCACGCCTCCGGAGGCCGCGCCGGAGATGACCCGGACCGCCTCGCCCTTGGACTTGGAGAACGCGTTCACTGTGGGGTTCGGGCCGATGTAGGTCGCGTCGAGCGCGCCGGAGAAGATGGCCTCGATGGCGGCCGGGCCGGCGTTGAAGGTCTTCGACTCCAGCTTCACGTCGGCGCCGAGCTTCTCGGCGAAGATGCCTTTCTCGACACCGACCACCGCCGGTGCGTGCGTGATGTTGGGGAAGTAGCCGAGCCGGAGGGTCACCGGGCCAGAGCTGCCGCCCGCGCCCTCGCTGTCGTCGCCGCACGCGGCGGTGCTGCCCAGGGCGGCCGCGCCGACGGCGGCGAGGGTGGCCAGGGTGACCATCCGGCGCAGGGGGAGGCGTCTCATCGTCCATCCAATCCGCAGTATTCCTACTTAGTTGGTAGGAAGAGTGGGCCAGGGTCGGGCCAGCGTCAAGGCCCATCCACATGTCGGG from Micromonospora profundi harbors:
- a CDS encoding ABC transporter substrate-binding protein produces the protein MRRLPLRRMVTLATLAAVGAAALGSTAACGDDSEGAGGSSGPVTLRLGYFPNITHAPAVVGVEKGIFAEKLGADVKLESKTFNAGPAAIEAIFSGALDATYIGPNPTVNAFSKSKGEAVRVISGAASGGVALVVKPGINGPQDLKGKKISTPQLGNTQDVAVRYWLKQQGLTTTKEGGGDVKIVPQENAQTVETFNSGAIDGAWVPEPFVSRLINAGG